GGTGCTCCGAAGCCGACACAAATCGATCGGCCAGCCGCCGGGCTCGCTCATCCATATCGGCGAGCAGAAGGTCGAAAAGACCGAAATCACGCTCTTCGGCTACGACGAAATGCAGGCGGTCACGATCTCCGTCAGCAATCCGGCGGAGTGCGCCGCGTTGAAGGAGAAGTTCAAGGTGCTCTGGATCGATGTCGCCGGGCTGCATGAAACCGGCGTGATCGAGCAGTTCGGAGCGCTGTTCGGCATCGACCCGCTCACGCTGGAGGACATCCTGCACACCGGCCAGCGCCCGAAGGTGGAGGATTTCGAGCGCTACCTCTTTTTGTCGCTCCAGATGCTCGAATTCAACCGCGAAACCGGCGAAATCAGTCAGGAGCAACTGAGTGTCGTACTCGGCTCCGGCTGGATCATCACCTTTCAGGAAAAGCCGGGCGACATGTTCGACCCTGTCCGCCACCGAATCGACAGCGCCGGCTCGAAGATCAGGAAACACGATGCTGACTTTCTCGCCTACACGCTCGTCGATTCGGTCGTGGATCACTACTTCTCGATCCTCGAAGAGATCGAAAACCGGATCGATATTCTCGACGCCGACCTCGTGGCCACCTTCAGCCAGGAGAGCTTCAACGCCCTGAACGCACTCAAACGTGAGCTGATCATGTTCCGCAAGGCGGTCTGGCCGCTGCGGGAGATCATCGGCAGCGTCGCCCGGGACGACTTCGCGGTGGTGGGAGACCTGGTGGAGCACTACTTCCGCGACGTCTACGACCACGTCATTCTTGTGATCGACACGGTCGAGGTGTTCCGCGAGATCGTCACGAGCATGCACGAAACCTGGCTGGCGGGGGTGAACAACCGCA
This genomic window from Chlorobaculum limnaeum contains:
- the corA gene encoding magnesium/cobalt transporter CorA, translated to MNNVKHSPPSAHATRNRRKSGKKVLRSRHKSIGQPPGSLIHIGEQKVEKTEITLFGYDEMQAVTISVSNPAECAALKEKFKVLWIDVAGLHETGVIEQFGALFGIDPLTLEDILHTGQRPKVEDFERYLFLSLQMLEFNRETGEISQEQLSVVLGSGWIITFQEKPGDMFDPVRHRIDSAGSKIRKHDADFLAYTLVDSVVDHYFSILEEIENRIDILDADLVATFSQESFNALNALKRELIMFRKAVWPLREIIGSVARDDFAVVGDLVEHYFRDVYDHVILVIDTVEVFREIVTSMHETWLAGVNNRMNEIMKFLTMIATIFMPLSFIAGVYGMNFKYMPELNLWWGYYAVLGLMAVIVLGFLKYYRSRRWY